In the genome of Oxalobacter aliiformigenes, one region contains:
- the cutA gene encoding divalent-cation tolerance protein CutA: MTKPILVFCTVPDSGIADRISEALIQKKLAACVSWGEPIQSVYRWQGSVEKATEWNLTIKTVSEKYSEVEKTILSIHPYDVPEIISVPILNGLGPYLKWMNDEIRLES, translated from the coding sequence ATGACGAAACCGATTCTCGTTTTTTGTACCGTACCGGATTCCGGTATCGCCGACAGGATAAGTGAGGCTTTGATTCAGAAAAAACTTGCCGCCTGCGTTAGTTGGGGGGAACCAATACAATCGGTTTACCGGTGGCAGGGGAGTGTAGAGAAGGCAACGGAATGGAATCTGACGATCAAGACGGTCAGTGAAAAGTATAGTGAGGTAGAAAAAACGATTCTGTCGATTCATCCCTATGATGTTCCGGAAATCATTTCTGTACCGATTCTCAATGGATTGGGACCGTATCTGAAATGGATGAATGACGAAATCCGGCTGGAGTCCTGA